The Obesumbacterium proteus DNA window GGGTACTGATGGGGATCGGCTTTATCGCCTCGGTGATGCATTTGGGCTCGCCAATGAGGGCGTTCAATTCGCTTAATCGTATCGGTGAATCCGCTCTGAGTAACGAAATTGCCAGTGGCTCGGTATTTTTTGCCGTTGGCGGTATCTACTGGCTTTTGGCGGTATTAAACAAAATGCCTGCAGCGCTGGGTAAGCTTTGGCTTGCTGTGACCATGGTGTTAGGCCTGTTATTTGTTTACGCCATGTGCCGTGTGTACCAGATCGATACCGTACCTACGTGGCATAACGGCTACACCACGCTGGGCTTCGTACTGACGATGTTTATCGGTGGGCCATTGCTGGGCTTCTTGCTGCTGAGAGCTGCCGGAGTGTGCGGCTGTGCAATGCGTATTTTGCCCGTTGTTAGCGTGTTGGCAGTGCTTATCAGCGTTGCCTCTGTAGCGATGCAGGGTTTTGGCTTGGCTGAGATTCATAGCTCAGTCCAACAGGCTTCTGCGCTTATTCCATCGTTTGGTGCGTTGCTGGCATGGCGTTTGGCGCTGCTAGTGCTTGGACTAGGCTGCTGGATTTGCCCAATGATCAAAGGCAGAGCCCCATCTGTTGCCTGGCTGGTGATTGGTTTCTTACTGGTTGTCGCCGGTGAGCTGATTGGTCGCGGCATGTTCTACGGTTTACATATGACCGTGGGTATGGCAATCGCAGGATAAATGCGATTATCGCGGAGTGGGGCTCAGATCGAGCCCCACTATCCGTCAACTCACATCGGCTATGTTATTAGCACTGTTATTCGCATCGCGACAAAATTGATTTGGTATCCTCATGCTACAACCACAACAGCTTCAAGATATTGCCATTTCGGCCCGCTCGCTAGGGGCGCTTTTTTATTACTCCCCAGAAAGTGAAGCCTGTACGCCGCTGGTGGAAATCTTTACTTCATCTGAATGGTGTAGTGAATGGCCGTATGGCTCGGAAGTACAGTTAACGGAATGTATGGCTCAGTTGACGACTGCGACGAATGAATCTCTGGAAGATGCGTACCAGCGTTTGTTTATCGGGCCACATGCGCTACCGGCTCCCCCTTGGGGCTCGGTTTATCTGGATAAAGAGAGCGTTCTCTTTGGTGATTCAACGCTGGCGCTACGTCAGTGGATGCGCCAGCATCATATTGAAGGGCAGAGCGAGCAAAAGGAGCCGGAAGATCAGTTTGGTTTAATGCTGATGATGGCTGCATGGCTTGCTGAGACACAGCCTCAGGCGCTCGGCGAGTTTTTATCTGTTCACCTGTTGCCATGGAGCTCACGCTATTTGACGCTCATGATACAGGACGCTCAACATCCGTTTTATCAAGGGTTAGCAGAGCTTGCGATGTTAACTTTGGCAAGTTGGCAGCAACAGTTAGCGATTATGCCTGCCGCGTGTGAGCTTTATCGCTAATGAGTGAGCAAAAGGATCAAGACTACTACCGCGCTTGGATGTCTCATCGTACCGTTAGCCGCCGCGGGCTTTTCCGTGGCTTGCTAGGGGCCGGTAAACAGGCTCAGTTGCAGGTTGCACAAGAAACGGTGCAACGCGCTGTGGGTCGGCCGCCGCAGGCGGTAGCGGAAAGTCTTTTTCTGGCATTATGTACAGCATGTGGGGAGTGCGTGGGTGCATGTCCCTACGGCTTAATTGAAATTAAAGATGGTGCGGCGGCCGTACAGATTGATTTTTCATCCTGTGATACCGCTAAGTGCAACTATTGTACTGCGGCGTGCAAAACGGGAGCGCTGTCTCCGTTAATTCCTTCAGATACGGCATTAAGGCCAGTTGTCGCCAAAGGCTGCATTGGGCGAGGAAATGATGACTGCCGTTTGTGTGTTCGTGCGTGTCCTTCACAGGCGATAAAGTTTGACGAAGCCGACCAGCCAAGCTTTGACGAGGCCCGCTGTGACGGCTGCGGCCAGTGTAAAACGGCCTGTTATCATGGACATATTTTGCTGGTAGCAGGAAGTCCAAAATTAGCCAGTTTGTCAGAAAAATAAATTTCTCCGCCTAAGTATTAACAAATCGTGCTATGTCTAATCTATGGGCGATTGACTTTTAATTCACCAGTGGCATGATGCCGCCACTTCTCAATGCGGTTCGGTTTTAAATTCACATGTTTTCATACTCTCGCCCAGTGCTTTTATTGCTCTGCGGGCTCCTGCTGCTGACCGTTGCTATGGCGGTTTTAAATACTTTAGTTCCATTGTGGCTGAGCCATGAGCAGTTACCGACTTGGCAAGTCGGTCTGGTGAGTTCCTCATATTTTATGGGGAATCTGGTAGGGACGCTGGTTGCTGGTTCAGTAATCATGCATTCAGGATTTAACCGAAGCTATCATTATGCCTGTGCTATTTTTGCTATTTCGACCGCTGCACTGAGCTTTTCAACCGATATCTGGAGCTGGCTGGCCCTGCGTTTCCTTGCGGGCGTTGGCTGTGCGATGGTGTGGGTGATTGTTGAAAGCGCATTACTGCGTAGTGGAACGAACGCGAATCGTAGCCAACTGCTGGCTGCTTACATGACGGTTTACTATTTGGGCACCGTGCTGGGGCAACTGATGCTGGGCGCTGTGCCGACCGCGGTATTGCAGGTGCTGCCATGGGCAACGTCGCTGATGGTATTGGCTATGCTGCCGCTGCTGTTTGCGCGTTTTACTCGGCCAGAAGCACATACCTCGGTACCGATGTGGGCGATGTTGCGTCGTCGTAGCGCACGCCTAGGTATTCACGGCTGTATTATTTCAGGTGCGGTACTGGGTTCTTTATATGGTCTGTTACCGTTATATCTGGCCCATAAAGGTATGAGCGATGCGAATGTCGGGCTTTGGATGGCATTGCTGGTCAGCGCTGGCATCATGGGGCAATGGCCGGTTGGTCGCTTAGCCGATCGCTTTGGGCGTTTGGCGGTCCTGCGCGTGCAGGTGAGTTTGGTCATTCTCGGCAGCATGGCAATGCTGGGCAACTACGGCATTGTGCCAGCTTTATTTACGCTGGGATGTGCGGGATTCACGCTGTATCCGGTGGCTATGTCTTGGGCATGTGAAACTGCGGCTGCGCATGAATTAGTCGCGATGAATCAGGCTTTACTGATGAGCTATACGATTGGGAGCCTTGCTGGCCCGGCGACGGTTGCCGCGTTGATGCAGCAATACTCTGATAACGTACTGTTTTTGATGATTGCGGGGATCGCGTTGGTGTATCTACTGATGCTGATGAAAAAGACCGATCATCATCATGCACTGCCTGCTGCATGAGTTTTTAGTAGCCATAAACAAACCATAAAAAAACGCCCGAGATGGGCGTTTTTTGTATCTGTACTGTAGGCCTGCAATTAGTGCATGCGGCTTCCAGCTTGGATGCGAGAGCCCAGCATATTCTGGCTGGTTGCTTGCATCAGATGCTCACGGCAGTTATTCATCTCTAACCAACCTTCAATTTGCTGGTGCAGCGTGTTCATCTCGGCTTGCGTTCCCGCAGAGAGCACGATAATCAGGCTAACTTCACTGCCATTTTGCAGCATAACCGGTTTATCGCACTTCAGCACTGATGCTTCTCCGCGTTTACTGATTACCCCGTTTTCAGGCTGGGCAAACACCAGTAATACACCTTCGCTAACCACGAAATCCTGTTTATCCTGTTTAAGCGCATCGATGATATGCAGCGGGTAGCTTGCATTCACCTTGCTTTCGCTAATCAGCGGTTGGCAGGCTAAATGGATCGCGTGGCGCCAGCTCAGTGGCTGGTGGCAGTACTGCCAGCGTTGGTCGAGAATTGCATCAATTGACATAAAACCTCCGGTAACATTGCACCTGTAAATGGGGCGCCTGAAAAATTAAATAAAGGCTATCCATAGTGTTTATTTGATTCATCCACCTCTGGTGTTTGCAGCAATGTGCAGGCACAAGTCAGTATGAAAAAAAGTATTCACAACTCCGCAATAGACTGAAATTAAAAGCCTATCATTTAAGACCTATCGTTTGCGGGTGTATGGGCAGTGTATCGGGGCAAATCAGGGAAGTCACTGCTTAGAAGAAAGTCTAATAATCCACCCCATCTCATCACATTACTTAAATTCTGTTAGGAATATTAGGAAAATAATTTAGTCAGGCGCTTATTGGGTAGTATAAAATTCTGAATGTTAAATATTCATAAAAAATGACTACTAAGGCGGTTTGTGCTTATTTCTTCGTAATTATATTCAGTGGGGGATATTTCAAATAATAATAAATATCAATATGAAGGAGGGGAGGGAGTATTTCGGCTGAAAACCAAAAGAAATTATCACGGACGGAATAATTATTTGGGCTGGTATTTTTACCAGCCCAAAAGACATAAATCATTAATACATGACTTTATGCCCATAACTTTCGAGAATGTTTTTTACGCGTTCCATGGTTTCGTGAGTAGGTGGTTTTACACCACCTAATTTGTATTCCTCACCCATGGCTTCCCATTTGTGTTTACCTAGCTCGTGGTAAGGCAAGAGTTCGATCTTCTCAACATTCTTCGTGTCTTTCGTGAAGTCGCCTAGCAAGTGGGCAGAAGCATCATCATCTGACCAACCTGGCACAACCACATATCGGATCCACGTCTTTTGGTTACGCTTTGCCAAATAGCGAGCAAATTCCAGCGTGCGATGATTTGAAACCCCTACCAGATTCTGGTGAATATCATCGTTCATCTGTTTGAGATCTAGCATGACGAGATCGGTAACGTCGAGCAGTTCGTCAATGACTGGGTCATAGCGACGTACAAAGCCGTTAGTGTCTAAACAGGTATGAATGCCTTCTTCTTTGCACGCACGGAACCAGTCACGCACAAACTCAGCCTAAAGGACAGCTTCACCGCCGGATGCGGTTACGCCGCCGCCTGAAGCATTCATGAAGTGACGATAGGTCACGACGTCCTTCATCAAATCTTCAACGGTAATCTCAGTACCGCCATGTGTATCCCAAGTATCTCGGTTATGGCAATACAGGCAGCGCATAAGGCAGCCTTGGAAGAAGGTGATAAAGCGGATA harbors:
- a CDS encoding dimethyl sulfoxide reductase anchor subunit family protein; this encodes MGMGWHEWPLMIFTVLGQCVVGGFIVLALALISGRLDNDRTRRVHLSMFFLWVLMGIGFIASVMHLGSPMRAFNSLNRIGESALSNEIASGSVFFAVGGIYWLLAVLNKMPAALGKLWLAVTMVLGLLFVYAMCRVYQIDTVPTWHNGYTTLGFVLTMFIGGPLLGFLLLRAAGVCGCAMRILPVVSVLAVLISVASVAMQGFGLAEIHSSVQQASALIPSFGALLAWRLALLVLGLGCWICPMIKGRAPSVAWLVIGFLLVVAGELIGRGMFYGLHMTVGMAIAG
- a CDS encoding PTS sugar transporter subunit IIA, encoding MSIDAILDQRWQYCHQPLSWRHAIHLACQPLISESKVNASYPLHIIDALKQDKQDFVVSEGVLLVFAQPENGVISKRGEASVLKCDKPVMLQNGSEVSLIIVLSAGTQAEMNTLHQQIEGWLEMNNCREHLMQATSQNMLGSRIQAGSRMH
- the dmsD gene encoding Tat proofreading chaperone DmsD, translating into MLQPQQLQDIAISARSLGALFYYSPESEACTPLVEIFTSSEWCSEWPYGSEVQLTECMAQLTTATNESLEDAYQRLFIGPHALPAPPWGSVYLDKESVLFGDSTLALRQWMRQHHIEGQSEQKEPEDQFGLMLMMAAWLAETQPQALGEFLSVHLLPWSSRYLTLMIQDAQHPFYQGLAELAMLTLASWQQQLAIMPAACELYR
- the napF gene encoding ferredoxin-type protein NapF, producing the protein MSEQKDQDYYRAWMSHRTVSRRGLFRGLLGAGKQAQLQVAQETVQRAVGRPPQAVAESLFLALCTACGECVGACPYGLIEIKDGAAAVQIDFSSCDTAKCNYCTAACKTGALSPLIPSDTALRPVVAKGCIGRGNDDCRLCVRACPSQAIKFDEADQPSFDEARCDGCGQCKTACYHGHILLVAGSPKLASLSEK
- a CDS encoding MFS transporter, which codes for MFSYSRPVLLLLCGLLLLTVAMAVLNTLVPLWLSHEQLPTWQVGLVSSSYFMGNLVGTLVAGSVIMHSGFNRSYHYACAIFAISTAALSFSTDIWSWLALRFLAGVGCAMVWVIVESALLRSGTNANRSQLLAAYMTVYYLGTVLGQLMLGAVPTAVLQVLPWATSLMVLAMLPLLFARFTRPEAHTSVPMWAMLRRRSARLGIHGCIISGAVLGSLYGLLPLYLAHKGMSDANVGLWMALLVSAGIMGQWPVGRLADRFGRLAVLRVQVSLVILGSMAMLGNYGIVPALFTLGCAGFTLYPVAMSWACETAAAHELVAMNQALLMSYTIGSLAGPATVAALMQQYSDNVLFLMIAGIALVYLLMLMKKTDHHHALPAA